From the genome of Carassius gibelio isolate Cgi1373 ecotype wild population from Czech Republic chromosome A16, carGib1.2-hapl.c, whole genome shotgun sequence, one region includes:
- the LOC128031201 gene encoding lymphocyte activation gene 3 protein, producing the protein MNKTHVLMVLGLALVFEGGQCQDREVFVAQGSVAVLPCVDETSAISHPTAVYWSRMVGDVLKTVWRRDKSGLEFRPVRNPPRANCPIPNFGKADYSLHITETTIEDGGRYVCEVEGKTRMVKVISLRVVRASFSSAMVVEGTRTALKCDVSPRTQFVTINWKHNGMFTSRTSLSSVSQRDAGNWTCQATYNGVVVEATTSLQVKGIATPQDDSSVVYAAVGSSVSLPCVFTDGLIPYTVAWKRSPTTSDSSLPLPASFKESDGPSASATKQRVQDGDEGMYTCSGMMGGLNRGRIKVQRRMELVVTQVLRSSSSSGNGPVTLTCHLSNSSQITSYEWLRVTYGPNNTQTLTSVQKTKTYRIQEVTEKDAGEWMCRYYRNQGVLGNVTYQMHVMGAVKSENSSSGNKTAMVMGLGFLFLVVFLILFQMYRNYRRKKMIHLYPAMETIVHQAATERERRARSGAKMAEACVGDPKPVCV; encoded by the exons ATGAATAAGACACATGTTCTGATGGTTCTGGGGTTAGCGCTGGTTTTTGAAG GAGGTCAGTGCCAGGACCGTGAAGTGTTTGTAGCTCAGGGCTCTGTAGCAGTGCTGCCATGTGTAGACGAGACTTCTGCCATCTCACATCCGACTGCTGTCTACTGGAGCAGGATGGTTGGAGA TGTACTGAAGACGGTTTGGCGACGAGATAAGAGCGGGTTAGAGTTTCGTCCGGTTAGAAACCCACCACGTGCTAACTGCCCCATCCCCAACTTCGGAAAGGCAGATTACAGCCTTCACATTACGGAGACGACAATTGAAGATGGAGGGAGGTACGTCTGTGAAGTTGAGGGAAAGACTCGGATGGTGAAGGTCATCAGTCTCAGAGTTGTAAGAG CGTCGTTTTCTTCTGCCATGGTGGTTGAAGGCACAAGAACAGCCTTGAAATGCGATGTCAGTCCCCGGACACAGTTTGTCACAATTAACTGGAAACATAATGGCATGTTCACGAGTAGAACCAGCCTCTCCAGTGTGTCTCAGAGAGATGCGGGAAACTGGACCTGTCAGGCTACATACAATGGTGTGGTAGTTGAGGCAACCACGTCCCTACAGGTCAAAG GAATCGCCACCCCTCAGGATGACTCTTCAGTGGTGTACGCCGCTGTGGGTTCTTCCGTCTCCTTGCCCTGTGTCTTTACTGATGGTTTGATCCCGTACACTGTGGCGTGGAAGAGAAGCCCCACAACATCAGACTCTAGTCTTCCTCTCCCTGCATCTTTCAAAGAGTCTGATGGGCCCTCAGCATCAGCTACTAAACAGAGAGTGCAGGATGGAGATGAAGGGATGTATACATGCTCAGGAATGATGGGGGGATTGAACAGAGGGAGGATTAAAGTACAAAGAAGGATGGAGCTAGTTGTAACTCAAG TTTTGAGATCCTCATCGTCCAGCGGTAATGGACCCGTGACCCTGACCTGCCATCTCAGCAACTCCAGCCAGATCACGTCTTATGAATGGCTCCGCGTGACTTACGGACCAAACAACACTCAAACGCTGACCTCTGTTCAGAAGACTAAGACCTACAGGATTCAAGAGGTGACTGAGAAAGATGCTGGTGAATGGATGTGTCGCTACTACAGGAATCAAGGAGTTCTGGGGAACGTGACTTATCAAATGCATGTCATGG GTGCTGTAAAGAGTGAAAATTCAAGCTCTGGCAACAAAACTGCTATGGTGATGGGATTAGGATTTTTGTTCTTGGTGGTATTCCTGATTTTGTTCCAGATGTACAGAAACTATCGCCGG AAGAAGATGATCCATCTTTACCCTGCGATGGAAACCATCGTCCATCAGGCTGCCACTGAACGAGAGCGGAGAGCGAGGAGTGGGGCAAAAATGGCTGAAGCTTGCGTTGGAGATCCGAAGCCAGTGTGtgtgtaa